The Dreissena polymorpha isolate Duluth1 chromosome 9, UMN_Dpol_1.0, whole genome shotgun sequence genome contains the following window.
GAACTGTTTTATGTTTGTAGGAACTACAGCAGTGACAACTACGTCAACTACGATAACTACCACTCTACCACTGACAACTTCTAGTCCTACCACTGTACTATCGACAACTACTCAACTTACCACTGTACCATCGACAACTACTAGACCTTCCACTGTACCACCGACAACTACTCAACTTACCACTGTACCACCGATAACTACTAGACCTACAACTGTTCCACTGAAAACTACGTCGACTACTAGACCTACCACAATACCACCGACAACTACTAAACGAACAACTGTTCCACCGACAACTTCGTCAACTAGTAGACCTACAACCATACTTCCTACAACAACTGGGCCTGCTACTGAACGCCCTAACACTACAACATCTTCTGAACCTACCGATGTTCAACCGACAACTGCAACAACTTCTAGACATACCACATCGAATACTGAAACAGTGTTAACCATTTCTAAATCAACAATCGGCTTGGAAAAGTCAAACAAAGCAGACGAATTGGAGAACAACATACCAGAACATTCTTCTCCTAAGGCTCAGTTCATTGGAGCTGCTGTCGGTAGCGCCCTCGGGATCATCGCAATTGCTGTCTTTGTTCGCACTGTCTACACATGGTATGTCATGAGCATTTATGttcatttattaaaatgcaaGAAATTAAGAAAATGTACGTTTTCGAGAATTGCATATCAATGCACAGACTATTGTCAACTTAGACGCGTATGTACTAAagtgaaataaaatgtaattattttatcaTCAATACGTTATACTAGAACATTCAACATTTTGTGATACAACAGCTCTTATTTCCTTCACGTCGTTAAAATGGTTGTGTGGGGAATACAGtcttcaaatttcaaaattaattatttcagaTTTGTAATTTAATtcttatatcaaatctttttgatagGTTGAGGTGCAAAGTGAGATGGCAGATATGGCGAAACAACTACAGGGAATGGCAAGATTCGAGAACCAATCTCGCTTCCGATGAATATCAAAGTGATCAAAGTAGCTTCGAGGTAAAAACGTGTTTCCTCTAAAAGCTTGACTGTTCTGTTTTCGGTGATAGGATCATCACTTGACATTTAGGCATATCAGTTACAGTATAAAATTTTGCTATGAAGTGAGACGTGTGCCATCTTATTTACATATACGTAATGCAGTTAACATTTCAAAagttatatcaaatataatatttttacatgaaaaaaaaatgttgatattaAAGATGCATCTAATTAAAATGTGCCATCCGACACTTGCGTAAAATAAAAATAGACAATTGCTTCACTGAACAACTGTATACCGGGGTAGCTGTGATTCATTATATGAATAaggtttattaaaatacattctCTGCTTGTGGACAAAAATTACAAGCTTGCGACTAGACCCTTTACAATATAATGCATTTGTAGAATATTTTTTCTTCACAAGTTAAAGATATTTTCTTTAACAACTGCAAATTATTTGTCTGTATTTTTTACAAGTGGGGAGGAATTTCCTTATATATGTCATTGAGAAATCGATATAATACAGATACTTTGGTCCGAGAACTTCATTCAGTCAAAGTTAATTACCAAGTTCTACTCTAACTGCATCAAATAAAAACGCaagtatatattttacatgaGTGCATAGACTACAAACTAGCGATATATATCACACAAAAACAACGTTAATATTCCTGACTGGAGACTCTGACGCACATAAAGCTCGCAGGTGGATTGGCGGACATGCAGAGTGACTACGACAGCGAAGCGAATCGGAGCTCGTAtgtttaatgacattttaaaagaaaCTCAAACTGTGCCGAGCCAAGTTATAACTCATTATTGAAAAACTTATTTAGACACAGTGATCTTTAGTGTCAacatattcattaaaaattcgaTTCTACTCAAATACTTCGACATCGTTCTCGAGCCCGCGACTTTAGTAGaccaagtacttggtgtctttggtgaaGATTTCGGGGACGCTTCAATTTGTCCGTACGCCCGTTCTTACTGAATTCTTACCGGATCCATTTGTTGTTTAGCATTCTTGATACCTGATTTTTGAAAGAAAGTTTGACTTAGATTATAAAGCAAGATTTGGACTCGAGTCCGATAGACAAATGTACAACGCTTAGATTGTATCGAATTTCTTTGGACCATGGCCAGTTGATGATATTATATACCGAAAGTACTCTTTGatttcattaaatgcaatatACAAATCTCACATATTATGAAGCTCCGGCATTTGT
Protein-coding sequences here:
- the LOC127845893 gene encoding salivary glue protein Sgs-3-like; translation: MHAHVFRFRYITKLHKANNNDVASFASHPELGKLDAIEIYSSFLVPVNVETGCSSNNGRGACSTFCHPTPGGYTCGCPDGEQLLYDGKTCPSGTTAVTTTSTTITTTLPLTTSSPTTVLSTTTQLTTVPSTTTRPSTVPPTTTQLTTVPPITTRPTTVPLKTTSTTRPTTIPPTTTKRTTVPPTTSSTSRPTTILPTTTGPATERPNTTTSSEPTDVQPTTATTSRHTTSNTETVLTISKSTIGLEKSNKADELENNIPEHSSPKAQFIGAAVGSALGIIAIAVFVRTVYTWLRCKVRWQIWRNNYREWQDSRTNLASDEYQSDQSSFEVKTCFL